In Quercus robur chromosome 11, dhQueRobu3.1, whole genome shotgun sequence, the following proteins share a genomic window:
- the LOC126704706 gene encoding uncharacterized protein LOC126704706, which translates to MAVHSRNETLIYKVFPSSLGLVAMRWFDTLEEGSTGSFEELTRAFGARFVTCSKVPKPLDSLLSMAIREGETLKTYSDRYWETFNEIDGDFEDVAVRTFKVGLPKKHELRKSLTMKPAHNMFQLRDHIGEHKRVKDDQTQGKGKVKAFPEKGNPWARGYNNNRPRRDFPNQSLGTGAQVVNSVFKEPVYQILKKIKNDPYFK; encoded by the coding sequence ATGGCTGTTCATTCCAGGAATGAGACTCTTATATACAAAGTTTTCCCTTCCAGCCTTGGGCTCGTGGCTATGCGATGGTTTGACACGTTGGAAGAAGGTTCAACAGGATCTTTCGAGGAGTTGACTCGAGCATTTGGGGCTAGATTTGTAACGTGTAGTAAAGTTCCTAAACCCTTAGATTCTTTGTTGTCTATGGCGATAAGGGAGGGTGAAACTCTTAAGACCTACTCAGACAGATATTGGGAAACATTCAATGAAATAGATGGAGATTTCGAAGATGTCGCGGTAAGGACTTTTAAGGTGGGGCTTCCAAAAAAGCATGAGTTGAGGAAGTCATTGACAATGAAACCTGCTCATAATATGTTCCAACTTAGGGATCACATTGGTGAGCATAAACGGGTAAAGGATGATCAAACCCAAGGAAAGGGCAAAGTCAAAGCCTTCCCAGAAAAAGGGAATCCTTGGGCAAGGGGATATAATAATAATCGTCCTAGGAGGGATTTTCCCAATCAATCATTAGGAACAGGCGCTCAAGTGGTCAACTCAGTGTTTAAAGAGCCAGTTTATCAAATCttaaagaagataaagaatgaCCCATACTTTAAATGA